The segment TTCATCGACACCCCTGGAGCCTATCCAGGAATCGGAGCCGAAGAACGCGGTCAAGCGCAGGTGATTGCCGAAAGTATGTTTATGATGAGTCGTCTGAAGACGCCGGTCGTGTGCATTGTGATTGGCGAAGGCGGCTCGGGTGGCGCGCTCGGGATTGGCCTGGGCGACCGTGTGGCGGTCTTGCAACACGCTTACTACAGCGTCATCAGTCCCGAGGGCTGTGCGGGGATTCTATGGAAGAGTCACGAACACGCTCCCAAAGCGGCTGCCGCGCTAAGGTTCACAAGCGTTGACCTGAAACGCTTCGGCGTTGTCGACGATGTGATCGAAGAACCCCTTGGCGGAGCCCACCGCGATCATCACCAGATGGCATCGCGGATCAAGAGTTATCTGTCACGAACGTTGTCCGATCTAGAGACACTACCGGTCGACGAATTGGTCAACCAACGCTACGAGAAGTTCCGTCGCATCGGCGTCTTCTTGGACACCGCTGCAGTCGGCTGAGTTTCGCTCCGTGCTCCGTGCAGATGGCGAATGGTGCAGATGGCGAACCGAGGCCTTCCACAACAAGCAACAACAAACGGAAATCGCCTCAAACAGGGTGGAAATCGACCGCCCCGCAACGTCCGATAATGCCTCTTATGTTGTATTAAGTCTATCGTTTTCCCCGTATAACAGCGTTTTCCACATTTGGCGGTCGCTCTGCCCTCCGAGCGATCACTCCAAGCTCTGCTCTCCGAGCGATCACTCCAACAAGATGCGTCGAGCGAGATGCGTCGAGCGGCAAAAGCCTGGACTCTAGCTTTATGGTTCGCTGCGAAAGCCGACTCGGGCGGAGGGCTCGGAGGGCTCGCTCCAAAACGAATCGGGCAGAAACTCGCCAGCTCGTTCTTGGACGAATTGGCCGCCGATCTGTTCGACTTGCTCCAACGGGCTTTCCGAGCCACCTTGATTGCCCGAATTGAATTTGTCTTCGAATCGATCCAAATACGGCTGGACGATCTCTTGAATCTCGGGCGGAATCATCGATTCGGTGCGAGCTAGCGTATTGGCGATATAATTGCCACTTTTGCTCTCGACGATCTTTTCGCGAGCGGTATTGCCCATCAAGGTGACCGCAAACAACGTGATCAAAATACAGTACAAAGCCCCCTTGGCCAAACCAAACAGAGCACCGATTTGACGATCGAACTCGCGTAATCGCAATCGATCGATCGATCCGCTCACCATCCGAAAAGCGACCCAAATCACAAGCGACGTGCCGACATACAGAATGAGCATCGCCAAAAACCGATTCCAGGGCGGCTCCGCTTGAATCGATTGACTGAACGGTTCACGAAAATGATAGGCGACCAGATAGCTAACCACGATCGACGCGATCGATGCCAATTGCCAGGCGAAGCCTTTGATAGCACCAAACAGCATCGCGCCGACGAGTACGACCAACATGACAATATCGTAAATTTCCACTGATCAGCTTCCATGCAAAACGAGGGAACGGGAGAGGGCGGTTTTCGTGGAGTGTAGCGAAACGGGCTTGTGGAGCGAAGACCATTTTAGGCCACAAAATCAACGTGGCGATGAATGCCAAAAATTGCGTACAAGTAAGCATTCTGGTCCAATTTTCCACATGCAATCCCCTGCCCTTCGGCCAACTTTGGCCGACCCATTTTCGTGGCTGACTTCAAAACACACATTACCGGCAGCACGATCGTGGGCGTCGTCTACGGATATTGGGGTGCGTCTACGCAGGGCATGTCGATCGAAAGTGCGATCCTGGCAGGCGGGCTTTGTAGCGTTAGTGGGATGTTGCCGGATCTCGATTCCGACTCGGGAATCCCGCTTCGTGAAACCAGTATGTTTTGCGCGGCAGTCGTCCCGATGTTGATGCTCCATCGATTTCGTGATCTCGAGTTGTCACATGAAGCGATGGCGTTAGCGGCCATGATGATCTACATCGGCATCCGCTTCGTCCTTGTCGAATTTTTCAAACGCTACACGGTTCACCGCGGGATGTGGCACAGCATCCCCGCAGCAGCCATCGCAGGCTTGCTGGCGTATCTGGCCATGCCCAGTCAAAGCGAAGCGGTTCGCGTCTACAAGAGCCTGGCCGTCGTCGTCGGATTCATCGTCCATCTGTCGCTCGATGAAATCTGGAGCCTTGATTTCAAGGGAGGTCGATTTCGGTTGAAGAAGAGCTTTGGAACGGCACTCAAGTTTTTCGGCAACAAGCCGCTGGCGAACATCTCCGTCTATGCCAAGTTGGCTTTGCTCATCTACTTGGCATCGGGCGATCACGATATCGGACATCGAATTCGTCAGCGAGCTAGGTTAGACGAGCCGTACATCGCCGCTCCGAGAGGCGAACCTTTGCCGTGGGACAAATGGTTGCCTTGGAGATAGGCAACGGTTGGAACCCAGCGTTTTGTCAATCTTTAATTTTAGAGTAGTGGACGAGGTAACGAGTCCTTTTGGACCGCTGTGCAGTAAGGGACTCGTAACCTCGTCCACTACGACACACTCCAAACTTTGTAGCTTGCGATCGAACCGACGCCATTAGCTTGGCACTCGATCGATCACCAAGGTTACGGGACCGTCATTGGTTAATCGGACTTGCATATCGGCAGCAAAAATGCCTTGTTCAACACGCACACCTAAATCTCGCAGGCATTGCATGTAGTCTTCATACCGTTCACTAGCGATCTGCGGTTCTGCCGCATCGGTAAACCCAGGCCGCCGGCCTTTGCGACAATCCCCCAACAGCGTGAATTGGCTAATGGCTAGAACCGATCCACCGATATCCAATAGCGATCGGTTCATCTTGCCATCGTCATCGGGAAAGATACGTAGGCTCGCCGTCTTCTCCGCCAACCACTTTACTTCGGCGAGCGTGTCGCCATGGCCGACTCCGACAAGCACCATCAGACCTCGATCAATTTCCCCAACCGCCCTGCCCTGCACTTCCACCTTGGCCTGAGAAACTCGTTGGATCACAATTCGCATCGGCTAATCTCGGATAGAAGTTGTTAGGAGTATGGACAAAAAATGGTGAGACAAAAAGTTTGTGTCTTAGGCTAATATGTCATTAGGACCGAGCCAAGAGTGTAGCGAAATGGAATCCGGTTTCCCACGCAACCATTTTTGTCTAAGCATTTTTTTCGT is part of the Novipirellula aureliae genome and harbors:
- a CDS encoding acetyl-CoA carboxylase carboxyltransferase subunit alpha, with the translated sequence MSAGPGLEFEYEIAELENSIASLERQTERTDEVDKEIRSLKKQWLDKVRDVYGSLNAWQTVQVARHKNRPYTRDYLNLAFDEFVELHGDKHFGDDRAMLSGFAKLDRFKVMVLGHQKGRTFKERAACHFGCAHPEGYRKAMTKMRLAEKYKMPLICFIDTPGAYPGIGAEERGQAQVIAESMFMMSRLKTPVVCIVIGEGGSGGALGIGLGDRVAVLQHAYYSVISPEGCAGILWKSHEHAPKAAAALRFTSVDLKRFGVVDDVIEEPLGGAHRDHHQMASRIKSYLSRTLSDLETLPVDELVNQRYEKFRRIGVFLDTAAVG
- a CDS encoding CvpA family protein, encoding MEIYDIVMLVVLVGAMLFGAIKGFAWQLASIASIVVSYLVAYHFREPFSQSIQAEPPWNRFLAMLILYVGTSLVIWVAFRMVSGSIDRLRLREFDRQIGALFGLAKGALYCILITLFAVTLMGNTAREKIVESKSGNYIANTLARTESMIPPEIQEIVQPYLDRFEDKFNSGNQGGSESPLEQVEQIGGQFVQERAGEFLPDSFWSEPSEPSARVGFRSEP
- a CDS encoding metal-dependent hydrolase — encoded protein: MADFKTHITGSTIVGVVYGYWGASTQGMSIESAILAGGLCSVSGMLPDLDSDSGIPLRETSMFCAAVVPMLMLHRFRDLELSHEAMALAAMMIYIGIRFVLVEFFKRYTVHRGMWHSIPAAAIAGLLAYLAMPSQSEAVRVYKSLAVVVGFIVHLSLDEIWSLDFKGGRFRLKKSFGTALKFFGNKPLANISVYAKLALLIYLASGDHDIGHRIRQRARLDEPYIAAPRGEPLPWDKWLPWR
- the dtd gene encoding D-aminoacyl-tRNA deacylase, which encodes MRIVIQRVSQAKVEVQGRAVGEIDRGLMVLVGVGHGDTLAEVKWLAEKTASLRIFPDDDGKMNRSLLDIGGSVLAISQFTLLGDCRKGRRPGFTDAAEPQIASERYEDYMQCLRDLGVRVEQGIFAADMQVRLTNDGPVTLVIDRVPS